A genomic window from Thiomonas arsenitoxydans includes:
- a CDS encoding helix-turn-helix domain-containing protein has protein sequence MSAPNRSAAALSEACGAGNGADENEQLFHGNGAAQQRARLLRHLQEHGQIDTLTARRELDILMPAARVFELRALGEPITLVWVTRTTDCGKPHRVGLYIWGGSGEDALQ, from the coding sequence ATGAGCGCCCCAAACAGAAGCGCCGCAGCCTTGTCGGAGGCTTGCGGCGCGGGTAACGGGGCAGACGAGAACGAACAACTGTTTCATGGTAACGGTGCGGCCCAGCAGCGCGCAAGGCTTTTGCGGCACCTGCAAGAGCATGGTCAGATCGACACGCTCACGGCCCGCAGGGAGCTGGACATCCTGATGCCAGCGGCCCGCGTCTTCGAGCTGCGAGCGCTGGGTGAGCCCATCACACTGGTTTGGGTAACGCGCACAACCGATTGCGGTAAACCTCACCGCGTCGGGCTGTATATCTGGGGCGGATCAGGCGAGGATGCGCTCCAGTGA
- a CDS encoding alpha/beta hydrolase, which yields MRYDAAVLDRQFNNRELVPDWADYLARWKRDSQEARLNWPCLLDLPYGDSIAQTLDWFAPAATGLAPCLVFIHGGWWRSLDKADHSFIAPPFVARGVHVVVVNYALAPGATLQQIVGDVVQALAWVWRRAEDFGVDRSRIVLAGHSAGAHLAAMMLACRFDWYGDDLPAQIPAGALALSGVYDLEAVRKTAFLQRDLKLTQHSARAMSPAWLPPAGPAALALAVGADESEAFHAQARLMHRHWPGSGKTLVAPGAHHFSALDALAQPGSALHSRLWDLIGTRERERVSETADAANTVDSAQDLTPAD from the coding sequence ATGCGTTACGACGCTGCGGTGCTCGACCGCCAATTCAACAATCGTGAGCTGGTGCCCGACTGGGCCGACTATCTCGCGCGCTGGAAGCGCGACTCGCAGGAGGCGCGGTTGAACTGGCCCTGCCTGCTCGATCTGCCGTATGGCGATTCGATTGCGCAGACGCTGGACTGGTTCGCCCCGGCCGCGACGGGGTTGGCGCCCTGTCTGGTGTTCATCCACGGCGGCTGGTGGCGTTCGCTGGACAAGGCTGATCACAGTTTCATCGCGCCGCCGTTCGTGGCGCGCGGAGTGCATGTGGTGGTGGTGAATTACGCGCTTGCCCCCGGGGCGACGTTGCAGCAGATCGTGGGCGATGTGGTGCAGGCGCTGGCGTGGGTCTGGCGCCGGGCGGAAGACTTTGGCGTGGATCGTTCGCGCATCGTTCTGGCGGGGCATTCTGCGGGCGCGCATCTGGCGGCCATGATGCTGGCCTGCCGCTTCGATTGGTACGGCGACGATCTGCCGGCCCAGATTCCAGCGGGGGCTCTCGCGTTGTCGGGGGTGTACGACCTGGAGGCGGTGCGCAAGACGGCGTTTTTGCAGCGCGATCTGAAGCTCACGCAACATTCGGCGCGGGCGATGTCGCCGGCGTGGTTACCTCCCGCCGGGCCGGCTGCGCTGGCCTTGGCGGTGGGCGCTGACGAGTCTGAGGCTTTTCACGCGCAGGCCCGGTTGATGCACCGCCACTGGCCCGGATCGGGCAAGACGCTGGTCGCTCCGGGCGCGCATCACTTTTCGGCGCTGGACGCGCTGGCGCAGCCGGGGTCTGCGTTGCACAGCCGTCTGTGGGATCTGATCGGGACGCGAGAGCGCGAGCGCGTGAGCGAAACGGCCGACGCCGCCAACACCGTCGATTCCGCGCAAGACCTCACTCCGGCCGATTGA
- a CDS encoding tyrosine-type recombinase/integrase — translation MPLTDTAVRQAKPTDKPRKLPDEKGLYLLVTVSGGKLWRYDYRFAGKRKTLALGAYPDVTLSEARKRHADARAMLAADPPIDPADAKQQRKAEQKAEAEHAALVSEGKPLPGMFETVARDWIARHLDAKAASHRDKVVRRLERDVFPYLGRRPVAEITAPDILAVLRRIEGRGVLETAHRAQQNIGQVIRYAIATGCAVNDPTQALRGALPAYIPKHMASPADDPQAVGAILRALDAFKGTPIVATAIKLLPMVFCRPGELRTMRWEDVDLDRAQWRYIVSKTKTEHLVPLSRQAVALLRDLHPLTGHLPAGWVFVGRAPTQPMSDAAINAAYRRLGIDTRTELTGHGWRSVARTILHEHLGYEPAVIEHQLAHAVPDALGTSYNRTKFLKQRQQMMQAWSDYLDKLKTGAEIIPIRGAA, via the coding sequence ATGCCGCTGACAGATACCGCCGTTCGCCAAGCCAAGCCGACCGACAAGCCGCGCAAGCTGCCCGACGAAAAAGGGCTGTACCTGCTGGTGACGGTATCCGGCGGCAAACTTTGGCGGTATGACTACCGCTTTGCGGGCAAGCGCAAGACGCTGGCGCTGGGCGCGTATCCCGATGTGACGCTATCCGAAGCCCGCAAGCGCCATGCAGATGCGCGTGCAATGCTTGCCGCTGATCCGCCCATTGACCCGGCAGACGCCAAACAACAGCGCAAAGCAGAACAGAAAGCCGAGGCAGAGCACGCTGCCCTGGTGAGCGAAGGCAAGCCGCTACCCGGCATGTTTGAAACCGTTGCACGCGACTGGATTGCACGCCACCTCGACGCCAAAGCCGCCAGCCATCGGGACAAGGTTGTCCGCCGCCTTGAGCGCGACGTGTTCCCCTATCTTGGCCGCCGCCCTGTTGCCGAAATCACCGCGCCGGACATCTTGGCCGTGCTGCGCCGGATTGAAGGCCGTGGCGTGCTGGAAACCGCGCACCGCGCGCAGCAGAACATCGGCCAAGTGATCCGCTATGCCATCGCCACAGGCTGCGCCGTCAACGATCCCACACAAGCCCTGCGCGGAGCATTGCCCGCCTACATCCCCAAACACATGGCTTCACCGGCAGATGATCCGCAGGCCGTGGGCGCCATCCTGCGCGCGCTCGACGCCTTCAAGGGCACGCCGATTGTGGCCACCGCCATCAAGCTGCTGCCGATGGTGTTTTGCAGGCCCGGCGAACTGCGCACCATGCGCTGGGAGGATGTTGACCTCGACCGCGCGCAGTGGCGCTACATCGTGAGCAAGACCAAGACGGAACATCTTGTTCCCCTGTCTCGGCAGGCCGTGGCGCTGCTGCGCGACCTGCACCCGCTGACAGGCCACTTGCCCGCAGGCTGGGTGTTCGTCGGACGCGCACCGACACAGCCCATGTCTGACGCCGCCATCAACGCCGCCTATCGACGCCTGGGCATCGACACCCGCACCGAACTGACCGGGCATGGCTGGCGATCTGTGGCGCGCACCATCCTGCATGAACACCTGGGCTATGAGCCTGCCGTGATCGAACACCAGCTTGCGCACGCCGTGCCCGATGCGCTGGGCACCAGCTACAACCGGACGAAATTCCTCAAGCAGCGCCAGCAGATGATGCAGGCGTGGAGCGATTACCTCGACAAACTCAAGACCGGCGCGGAAATCATTCCGATCCGTGGCGCAGCCTGA
- a CDS encoding single-stranded DNA-binding protein, translating into MIDALIGGTLHGTAEQKTGQAGKPFVVRKVRTPMQSGEALFVNVICFDKAAGAALLALHAGEPVHIAGTLTPKVWTPPQGEPRPVLDMQAHAVLTTYAVQRQRKSAADAL; encoded by the coding sequence GTGATCGACGCCCTGATAGGTGGCACGCTGCACGGCACCGCCGAACAGAAAACCGGCCAAGCTGGAAAGCCGTTTGTGGTGCGCAAGGTGCGCACGCCGATGCAAAGCGGTGAAGCCTTGTTCGTGAACGTGATTTGCTTCGACAAGGCGGCAGGCGCTGCCTTGCTGGCGCTGCACGCTGGCGAGCCGGTACACATCGCCGGAACGCTCACGCCGAAGGTATGGACGCCGCCACAAGGCGAGCCGCGCCCGGTGCTCGACATGCAGGCCCATGCGGTGCTGACGACGTATGCGGTGCAGCGCCAGCGCAAGTCTGCCGCAGACGCCCTATGA